A window from Betta splendens chromosome 1, fBetSpl5.4, whole genome shotgun sequence encodes these proteins:
- the LOC114857498 gene encoding calpain-2 catalytic subunit-like isoform X2 — translation MSGIATTLQHHRERNQGVGCNSQAVKYLNQDYAVLRQRCFDSGQLFQDDMFPALPSSLGFNELGPTSYKTRGVTWKRPTELTTDPEFIVSGATRTDICQGALGDCWLLAAIASLTLNQDVLTRVVPHGQSFKRGEYAGIFHFQFWQFGEWVDVVIDDRLPAKDGELLFVHSAQGREFWSALLEKAYAKLNGSYEALSGGTTTEGFEDFTGGIAEVHELRNPGPHLFHIIEKALSRGSLMGCSIDITSSAESEAVTSQKLVKGHAYSVTGVAEVDYRGNKEKLIRIRNPWGQVEWTGAWSDNSMQWHQVRDEDRERLSHRSEDGEFWMSFSDFLHQYSRLEICNLTPDALTDESLSKWALSKFEGSWRRGSTAGGCRNYPNTFWVNPQFVIKLDQEDDDPNDGENGCSFVVGLIQKNRRRLRKMGEDMHTIGFAIYEVPDEFRGQRNVHLNKNFFLRSASTARSETFINLREVCSRFCLPPGEYLIVPSTFEPHKDGDFCVRVFSEKQADFQELDSPIENRVKKIVITEEDVDDRFRSLFGQLAGTDSEICAFELQRILNKVVTKRSDIKTSGFSIATCRNMVNMLDKDGTGKLGLVEFKVLWTKIDTYLSVYRQKDVDNSGTMSSTEMRAAVEEAGFCVF, via the exons ATGTCAGGCATAGCGACCACCCTGCAACATCACCGGGAAAGGAACCAGGGCGTCGGCTGCAACAGCCAAGCGGTGAAGTATCTGAACCAGGACTACGCGGTTCTGAGGCAGCGCTGCTTCGACAGCGGCCAGCTGTTCCAGGATGACATGTTCCCCGCACTGCCCTCTTCCCTGGGCTTCAACGAGCTGGGTCCGACGTCCTACAAGACCCGGGGGGTGACCTGGAAGAGACCCACG GAGCTGACGACTGACCCCGAGTTCATCGTCTCTGGAGCCACGAGGACTGACATCTGTCAAGGAGCTCTGG GTGACTGCTGGCTGCTCGCTGCCATTGCCTCCCTGACCCTGAACCAAGACGTTCTGACCCGGGTCGTCCCACATGGACAGAGCTTCAAGAGAGGGGAGTACGCCGGCATCTTCCACTTCCAG TTCTGGCAGTTCGGGGAGTGGGTGGACGTGGTGATTGACGACCGGCTGCCCGCAAAGGATGGAGAACTGCTTTTCGTCCACTCGGCTCAGGGGAGGGAGTTCTGGAGCGCGCTGCTGGAGAAGGCCTACGCCAA GCTGAACGGCAGTTACGAGGCTCTGTCTGGAGGAACCACCACCGAGGGCTTTGAGGATTTCACCGGAGGGATCGCTGAGGTCCACGAGCTGAGGAATCCTGGTCCACATCTGTTTCACATCATTGAGAAAGCTCTGAGCCGAGGATCCCTCATGGGCTGCTCCATAGAT ATCACCAGCTCAGCGGAGTCGGAGGCTGTCACCTCTCAGAAGCTGGTGAAAGGCCATGCCTACTCTGTGACGGGTGTAGCTGAG GTGGATTACCGTGGTAACAAGGAGAAGCTGATCCGGATCAGGAACCCCTGGGGTCAGGTGGAGtggactggagcctggagcGACAA ctcgATGCAGTGGCACCAAGTCAGAGACGAAGACCGAGAACGTCTGAGCCATCGCTCAGAGGACGGGGAGTTCTG GATGTCTTTTTCAGATTTCTTGCACCAGTACTCGCGGCTGGAGATCTGCAACCTGACACCTGACGCTCTGACAGATGAGTCTCTGTCTAAGTGGGCTCTGTCCAAGTTTGaaggcagctggaggagaggctccaccgcaggaggctgcaggaattATCCCA ACACATTCTGGGTAAATCCCCAGTTTGTGATTAAGCTGGATCAGGAGGACGACGACCCGAATGATGGCGAGAACGGTTGCAGCTTTGTGGTGGGTCTGATCCAGAAGAACCGCAGGCGCCTGAGGAAAATGGGAGAGGACATGCACACAATTGGCTTTGCCATCTACGAG GTTCCCGACGAG TTCCGTGGTCAGAGGAACGTCCACCTCAACAAGAACTTCTTCCTACGTAGTGCCTCCACCGCTCGCTCAGAAACATTCATCAACCTGAGAGAAGTCTGCAGCCGCTTCTGTCTCCCACCCGGAGAGTACCTGATTGTCCCGTCCACCTTTGAACCGCACAAGGATGGGGACTTCTGTGTGCGAGTCTTCTCTGAGAAACAGGCCGACTTCCA AGAACTGGACAGTCCCATTGAGAACCGAGTAAAGAAG ATCGTCATTACTGAGGAGGACGTGGACGATCGCTTCAGGAGTCTGTTCGGACAGCTGGCAGGAACG gacaGTGAGATCTGTGCCTTTGAGCTACAGAGGATCCTTAACAAAGTGGTGACAAAAC GATCCGACATCAAGACCAGCGGCTTCAGCATCGCCACCTGCCGCAACATGGTCAACATGCTGGAT AAAGATGGCACTGGGAAACTGGGTCTGGTGGAGTTTAAAGTGCTTTGGACAAAGATTGATACCTACCTG AGCGTCTACCGGCAGAAGGACGTGGATAACTCTGGGACCATGAGCTCCACGGAGATGAGGGCGGCTGTGGAGGAAGCTG GTTTCTGTGTATTCTAG
- the LOC114857498 gene encoding calpain-2 catalytic subunit-like isoform X1 has product MSGIATTLQHHRERNQGVGCNSQAVKYLNQDYAVLRQRCFDSGQLFQDDMFPALPSSLGFNELGPTSYKTRGVTWKRPTELTTDPEFIVSGATRTDICQGALGDCWLLAAIASLTLNQDVLTRVVPHGQSFKRGEYAGIFHFQFWQFGEWVDVVIDDRLPAKDGELLFVHSAQGREFWSALLEKAYAKLNGSYEALSGGTTTEGFEDFTGGIAEVHELRNPGPHLFHIIEKALSRGSLMGCSIDITSSAESEAVTSQKLVKGHAYSVTGVAEVDYRGNKEKLIRIRNPWGQVEWTGAWSDNSMQWHQVRDEDRERLSHRSEDGEFWMSFSDFLHQYSRLEICNLTPDALTDESLSKWALSKFEGSWRRGSTAGGCRNYPNTFWVNPQFVIKLDQEDDDPNDGENGCSFVVGLIQKNRRRLRKMGEDMHTIGFAIYEVPDEFRGQRNVHLNKNFFLRSASTARSETFINLREVCSRFCLPPGEYLIVPSTFEPHKDGDFCVRVFSEKQADFQELDSPIENRVKKIVITEEDVDDRFRSLFGQLAGTDSEICAFELQRILNKVVTKRSDIKTSGFSIATCRNMVNMLDKDGTGKLGLVEFKVLWTKIDTYLSVYRQKDVDNSGTMSSTEMRAAVEEAGFSLNNPLHQILVARYSEADLTIDFDNFVSCLVRLETMFDIFKVLDKDNSGTIELNMAEWLNVSML; this is encoded by the exons ATGTCAGGCATAGCGACCACCCTGCAACATCACCGGGAAAGGAACCAGGGCGTCGGCTGCAACAGCCAAGCGGTGAAGTATCTGAACCAGGACTACGCGGTTCTGAGGCAGCGCTGCTTCGACAGCGGCCAGCTGTTCCAGGATGACATGTTCCCCGCACTGCCCTCTTCCCTGGGCTTCAACGAGCTGGGTCCGACGTCCTACAAGACCCGGGGGGTGACCTGGAAGAGACCCACG GAGCTGACGACTGACCCCGAGTTCATCGTCTCTGGAGCCACGAGGACTGACATCTGTCAAGGAGCTCTGG GTGACTGCTGGCTGCTCGCTGCCATTGCCTCCCTGACCCTGAACCAAGACGTTCTGACCCGGGTCGTCCCACATGGACAGAGCTTCAAGAGAGGGGAGTACGCCGGCATCTTCCACTTCCAG TTCTGGCAGTTCGGGGAGTGGGTGGACGTGGTGATTGACGACCGGCTGCCCGCAAAGGATGGAGAACTGCTTTTCGTCCACTCGGCTCAGGGGAGGGAGTTCTGGAGCGCGCTGCTGGAGAAGGCCTACGCCAA GCTGAACGGCAGTTACGAGGCTCTGTCTGGAGGAACCACCACCGAGGGCTTTGAGGATTTCACCGGAGGGATCGCTGAGGTCCACGAGCTGAGGAATCCTGGTCCACATCTGTTTCACATCATTGAGAAAGCTCTGAGCCGAGGATCCCTCATGGGCTGCTCCATAGAT ATCACCAGCTCAGCGGAGTCGGAGGCTGTCACCTCTCAGAAGCTGGTGAAAGGCCATGCCTACTCTGTGACGGGTGTAGCTGAG GTGGATTACCGTGGTAACAAGGAGAAGCTGATCCGGATCAGGAACCCCTGGGGTCAGGTGGAGtggactggagcctggagcGACAA ctcgATGCAGTGGCACCAAGTCAGAGACGAAGACCGAGAACGTCTGAGCCATCGCTCAGAGGACGGGGAGTTCTG GATGTCTTTTTCAGATTTCTTGCACCAGTACTCGCGGCTGGAGATCTGCAACCTGACACCTGACGCTCTGACAGATGAGTCTCTGTCTAAGTGGGCTCTGTCCAAGTTTGaaggcagctggaggagaggctccaccgcaggaggctgcaggaattATCCCA ACACATTCTGGGTAAATCCCCAGTTTGTGATTAAGCTGGATCAGGAGGACGACGACCCGAATGATGGCGAGAACGGTTGCAGCTTTGTGGTGGGTCTGATCCAGAAGAACCGCAGGCGCCTGAGGAAAATGGGAGAGGACATGCACACAATTGGCTTTGCCATCTACGAG GTTCCCGACGAG TTCCGTGGTCAGAGGAACGTCCACCTCAACAAGAACTTCTTCCTACGTAGTGCCTCCACCGCTCGCTCAGAAACATTCATCAACCTGAGAGAAGTCTGCAGCCGCTTCTGTCTCCCACCCGGAGAGTACCTGATTGTCCCGTCCACCTTTGAACCGCACAAGGATGGGGACTTCTGTGTGCGAGTCTTCTCTGAGAAACAGGCCGACTTCCA AGAACTGGACAGTCCCATTGAGAACCGAGTAAAGAAG ATCGTCATTACTGAGGAGGACGTGGACGATCGCTTCAGGAGTCTGTTCGGACAGCTGGCAGGAACG gacaGTGAGATCTGTGCCTTTGAGCTACAGAGGATCCTTAACAAAGTGGTGACAAAAC GATCCGACATCAAGACCAGCGGCTTCAGCATCGCCACCTGCCGCAACATGGTCAACATGCTGGAT AAAGATGGCACTGGGAAACTGGGTCTGGTGGAGTTTAAAGTGCTTTGGACAAAGATTGATACCTACCTG AGCGTCTACCGGCAGAAGGACGTGGATAACTCTGGGACCATGAGCTCCACGGAGATGAGGGCGGCTGTGGAGGAAGCTG GTTTCAGTCTGAACAACCCACTCCATCAAATCCTGGTCGCTCGTTACAGCGAAGCAGATCTCACCATCGACTTTGACAACTTTGTGAGTTGTCTGGTTCGTCTGGAGACCATGTTTG ACATTTTCAAGGTTCTGGATAAAGACAACTCAGGAACCATAGAGCTGAACATGGCAGAG TGGCTCAATGTGTCTATGCtttga
- the LOC114857498 gene encoding calpain-2 catalytic subunit-like isoform X3 has product MSRFMPGLELTTDPEFIVSGATRTDICQGALGDCWLLAAIASLTLNQDVLTRVVPHGQSFKRGEYAGIFHFQFWQFGEWVDVVIDDRLPAKDGELLFVHSAQGREFWSALLEKAYAKLNGSYEALSGGTTTEGFEDFTGGIAEVHELRNPGPHLFHIIEKALSRGSLMGCSIDITSSAESEAVTSQKLVKGHAYSVTGVAEVDYRGNKEKLIRIRNPWGQVEWTGAWSDNSMQWHQVRDEDRERLSHRSEDGEFWMSFSDFLHQYSRLEICNLTPDALTDESLSKWALSKFEGSWRRGSTAGGCRNYPNTFWVNPQFVIKLDQEDDDPNDGENGCSFVVGLIQKNRRRLRKMGEDMHTIGFAIYEVPDEFRGQRNVHLNKNFFLRSASTARSETFINLREVCSRFCLPPGEYLIVPSTFEPHKDGDFCVRVFSEKQADFQELDSPIENRVKKIVITEEDVDDRFRSLFGQLAGTDSEICAFELQRILNKVVTKRSDIKTSGFSIATCRNMVNMLDKDGTGKLGLVEFKVLWTKIDTYLSVYRQKDVDNSGTMSSTEMRAAVEEAGFSLNNPLHQILVARYSEADLTIDFDNFVSCLVRLETMFDIFKVLDKDNSGTIELNMAEWLNVSML; this is encoded by the exons ATGTCACGGTTTATGCCGGGTTTG GAGCTGACGACTGACCCCGAGTTCATCGTCTCTGGAGCCACGAGGACTGACATCTGTCAAGGAGCTCTGG GTGACTGCTGGCTGCTCGCTGCCATTGCCTCCCTGACCCTGAACCAAGACGTTCTGACCCGGGTCGTCCCACATGGACAGAGCTTCAAGAGAGGGGAGTACGCCGGCATCTTCCACTTCCAG TTCTGGCAGTTCGGGGAGTGGGTGGACGTGGTGATTGACGACCGGCTGCCCGCAAAGGATGGAGAACTGCTTTTCGTCCACTCGGCTCAGGGGAGGGAGTTCTGGAGCGCGCTGCTGGAGAAGGCCTACGCCAA GCTGAACGGCAGTTACGAGGCTCTGTCTGGAGGAACCACCACCGAGGGCTTTGAGGATTTCACCGGAGGGATCGCTGAGGTCCACGAGCTGAGGAATCCTGGTCCACATCTGTTTCACATCATTGAGAAAGCTCTGAGCCGAGGATCCCTCATGGGCTGCTCCATAGAT ATCACCAGCTCAGCGGAGTCGGAGGCTGTCACCTCTCAGAAGCTGGTGAAAGGCCATGCCTACTCTGTGACGGGTGTAGCTGAG GTGGATTACCGTGGTAACAAGGAGAAGCTGATCCGGATCAGGAACCCCTGGGGTCAGGTGGAGtggactggagcctggagcGACAA ctcgATGCAGTGGCACCAAGTCAGAGACGAAGACCGAGAACGTCTGAGCCATCGCTCAGAGGACGGGGAGTTCTG GATGTCTTTTTCAGATTTCTTGCACCAGTACTCGCGGCTGGAGATCTGCAACCTGACACCTGACGCTCTGACAGATGAGTCTCTGTCTAAGTGGGCTCTGTCCAAGTTTGaaggcagctggaggagaggctccaccgcaggaggctgcaggaattATCCCA ACACATTCTGGGTAAATCCCCAGTTTGTGATTAAGCTGGATCAGGAGGACGACGACCCGAATGATGGCGAGAACGGTTGCAGCTTTGTGGTGGGTCTGATCCAGAAGAACCGCAGGCGCCTGAGGAAAATGGGAGAGGACATGCACACAATTGGCTTTGCCATCTACGAG GTTCCCGACGAG TTCCGTGGTCAGAGGAACGTCCACCTCAACAAGAACTTCTTCCTACGTAGTGCCTCCACCGCTCGCTCAGAAACATTCATCAACCTGAGAGAAGTCTGCAGCCGCTTCTGTCTCCCACCCGGAGAGTACCTGATTGTCCCGTCCACCTTTGAACCGCACAAGGATGGGGACTTCTGTGTGCGAGTCTTCTCTGAGAAACAGGCCGACTTCCA AGAACTGGACAGTCCCATTGAGAACCGAGTAAAGAAG ATCGTCATTACTGAGGAGGACGTGGACGATCGCTTCAGGAGTCTGTTCGGACAGCTGGCAGGAACG gacaGTGAGATCTGTGCCTTTGAGCTACAGAGGATCCTTAACAAAGTGGTGACAAAAC GATCCGACATCAAGACCAGCGGCTTCAGCATCGCCACCTGCCGCAACATGGTCAACATGCTGGAT AAAGATGGCACTGGGAAACTGGGTCTGGTGGAGTTTAAAGTGCTTTGGACAAAGATTGATACCTACCTG AGCGTCTACCGGCAGAAGGACGTGGATAACTCTGGGACCATGAGCTCCACGGAGATGAGGGCGGCTGTGGAGGAAGCTG GTTTCAGTCTGAACAACCCACTCCATCAAATCCTGGTCGCTCGTTACAGCGAAGCAGATCTCACCATCGACTTTGACAACTTTGTGAGTTGTCTGGTTCGTCTGGAGACCATGTTTG ACATTTTCAAGGTTCTGGATAAAGACAACTCAGGAACCATAGAGCTGAACATGGCAGAG TGGCTCAATGTGTCTATGCtttga